In Exiguobacterium acetylicum, the genomic stretch GTTCGCATCACGAAGCGAGAAATTGGACGATTGCTTGAACAAGTCGGATTAAGCGGAACGGAGCGACAAAAGATCGGGAGCTTCTCGTTCGGGATGAAGAAAAAAATCAGTATCGCACAAGCGCTCACCGGAAATCCGGAATTACTTTTTTTAGATGAACCGACGTCCGGTCTTGATCCAGAATCGGCGATTGAGATCCAGCGATTGTTGCTTGCATTAAAAGTGGACGAAAAAACGATCTTCTTGACCTCGCATAACTTGAATGAGATCGAAAAGATGTGTGATCGTGTCGCCATTATGACGGAGGGAAGAATCGTCCGCTGTGGAACCGTTGCGTCCTTACAAGAAGCAATGAGGCAGGAGATTCAAATCCGTATTCGGACTGTTCCGCGATTAGAGCCATCGCATCTGCCAGCATACGCTCGACTTTTGTCGCAAACCGATGATTGTACACGGCTTGATTTATCAACGGAAGAGGATATTCCAGAGTTACTCGTCATGCTTGCGAAACAAGACGTCAAAGTCTACGAGGTGCAGATCGAACGTCAATCATTAGAAGAGATTTTCTTAGCGGTCTGACCGACTATCCTCTGATTCCGTCTCCGGAACATCTTCGAGTAAAAGACGACCCCCGTCATTCCACTGACCGTACATCTGATTCCGTTTCGTTTTTTCAATCAACGTCTGCAGACGTTTTTCATAGAGAACGGGATCCTTGCGTACACTTTGAATCGTATCGATCCGGATGCGTCGATAGAGCTCCGGGAAGTCATTAAACTGTTCATAGACGACCGGGTCTTCTTGTAGACGTGTCTGGATGGCGTCATCAATGACGAACGCATCAGCGCGCATGTCTGGTAGAACCTGTCGTCCGGACGGTTGCATCAAGCCGAGACGTTCCAAGCGACGGACTCGTTCCTTGTTCAGTTCGGTCCAGTTGCTGTTCTTTCGACGTGGGGTGAACCGTTGCGCCAGTTCACCGTCTTCGGTCTTCTTTGCAATGCCATCAATCCAGCCGAAGCAAAGTGCCTCTTCGACGGCATCGAGATAAAGTAACCCATCTCCGGCTTGTTTTCGACTGAGAATCACCCAGCAGAAGGTCGCGTGATCTGCGTGGTTCGTCAGCCACTGTCGAAAGCCATCGCGATCGGTAAAGCGTAAGACATTCGTGATTTCCACGTTCGTTCCTCCATTTCAGATAGCAGTGCCCCCTTCACGTCACGCGAGGGGGGCACTTTTTTCTTTAACGTAACGGGTCATGATGAAAGACACAATTCCGACCACTCTTCTTCGCTTGATAGAGGGCAGCGTCTGCCTGCTGGATCGTCTGCAGAAAATTATGGGTCTCAGACGGTTGATGCGTTTGGCGGGACACCCCAATCGATAACGTCACTTGCAGCGGTTCCGTCGCTGATAACTCATACGTCCGTTTGGCACTGGCTTCACAGATTTGTTCCGCGAGTCGACGCGTCTCCGGCAACGAATGCTCCGGCAACAGCATCATGAACTCTTCACCGCCGAATCGTCCGAGCACACAAGTTGGGGGACAATATGATGCAAGCAAAGAGCTGATTTGCCGTAAAATATGATCGCCGCGGTCATGACCGTAAGTATCATTGACCTGTTTGAAATGGTCGACATCGATGATCATGATTGAAAAGTCTGTCTGTTGGGATTTGTACCGTTGGACGGTCTCTTCTAGACGACGTCGATTATCAAGCCCTGTCAATGTATCCGTCAAAGCAAGACGCCGATGCATCCGGACTTGATTGAAGTGCCAGCGGACTTGATGCAAGATGCTGTGCAAGAGGAAACCGGCGCAACCATTCCCGATGAGAAAGATCGTCATCGCTGTCACGTCATTCGGTTGAACATGTTGAACGTATGGTAAACAGAGAATGAGTGCAATCGTGAAGATGACCGGAAACGAGATGAATCGATCCGGTGCTTCATTTTGTAAGTACAAGACAACGATGCTGACGATCAGATACGTACCGATCAGCCAATAGGCATGAGCGGAATCAAAAACGAACGTTTGAAGAGAAGCGAAGACGAGGGTCGTGATGAAGCCGCTACTGATGCCTCCATAAATGAAAGCGATGACGATTAAGGTAATCGACAAATCGAAACGGAATCCCTCATAGGTGATGGCGTTATGGATGACCCAGTAGCCGGCACCTGTCGCAAGAATCAGTACTAACAGATTTTTCTTCAGCCAGCTGTCGAGCGTGTTTCGAAACTGAAATCGCTTAAAAAAGAACAGGGAGATGAGCACGAAGAAAAAGGTCAGAGCGACGTTGAGGATAAGATGGTTCAGCGTATTCCACATGTTCGTGTTCCTCTCAAATGAGTTCTGAAAAATAACTACAACAAAATGTTTCATTCAGTGAATATTTATTCTATACAACCAACGATACCCTAAAGATGTATAAAAGTATCATGATTTCCGTATCTTTTAAAAAAGAAGAACTTCTCATCTAGTTCAATAATACTCTGAGATTTTCTCACGTGACGACTCGACTAGGTAGTCAAGCGAGACGAAATTGCGAATGTACGCATACGAGCCGATTTCTTCGAGGGGTAACCCTAATTTTTTTGCATGATGACTGCGTTCATCCTCTTCCGATTGGAGCATCTCAAATCCAGCTGCTTGCATCCGCTCCCCATCGAATTCGAGCGTAACGACATCTCCATCCTGCCAATCATTTTTTAATTGATGAAAGTGCGTTTGATACGCTGCGCTTGGAGGATCGACTTCAAAGGCGATCCATCCTGTTGGTGCATCGATTTGGAATGTCGGTGACAATCCACCGCGTGTCACGATTGATTTCATGTGATGCCGATGTGTCATATGGCGTAATAGCATGGTCAGACCACTCCTTTTTTTCTATTATTACGCGACCGCGTCAGAATATCGAGAAAAATTTTCAAAAGAGATGGAAGAATCTTGGATTTTTCTGGTATACTACGTTTTCAGAAAGCGTTTGCACAAAAAGGGGGAGAATACATGCAACCATATGCCATTGAGGCAACAGGACTGACGAAACATTATCAAATCCTCCAACGGGAACCGGGACTGCGCGGGGCGATCAAAGCACTCTTTCGCAGGACATACCGGATGAAAGAGGCGGTCAAAGCGATTGATTTGACGATTGAAGCTGGAGAACGTGTCGGCTACATCGGTTTCAACGGTGCCGGGAAATCAACGACGATCAAGATGCTCGCTGGAGTCTTACGTCCGGACGCGGGGAACGTCCGGGTATTCGGACTTGATCCACATGCCGACCGCGTCAAGAACGCGTCACAAATCGGAGCCGTCTTCGGTCAGCGGACACAACTGTTCTGGGACATTCCGGTCCAAGAATCGTTTGAGCTGTTGAAGGAAATCTATCAAGTGCCGACGTCCGAGTTTGCCGAGACGCTCGCGTGGTTTCGGGAGAAGCTCGATCTCGCACCGCTCCTAGACGTACCAGTCCGGCAACTGTCGCTCGGACAAAAGATGCGCTGCGAACTAGCCGCAGCCTTCCTGCATCGACCAAAAGTCGTCTATCTCGACGAACCAACGATTGGGCTTGATATCGAGATCAAGGAGACGATCCGTCACTTCATCCGCGAGATGAGTGATCGCTGGGGAACGACCGTCATCTTGACGACGCACGACATGCAGGACATCGAGGAAGTCTGTGACCGGGTGATCGTCCTCGACGACGGCAAAATCATCTATGACGATACGATCGATCAGTTGAAGGCATCGTTCAGTCACGAGCGGACACTTCGAATCACGCTCGAAGAACCGGTGCCGTTCGTTTTACCGACGGCGTTGATCAATCGTGTGATCGTGTTTGAGACGAATGAACAAACGTATGAGCTCGCCTTCGACGACCGAGAACTGTCAAGCGGTCAAGTCATCAAGGAAATCGTTTCGCTGTACGCCGTTCGGGACGTCTCCGTGTCCGTCCCGAAGATGGAGACGTTAATCCGCAAGCTCTACCGAGCGGGGATCAGTGCATGAGAATCCGTAAATATACCGCGTTGATGCGGTCCCAAATCAAGGTTGATCTCGCCTACACGGCCTGGTACTGGGCAAGCATGTTCAGCGTGACGATGCGCTTGTTCATTCTCTATTTCTTCTGGCAAGCCGTGTATGCCAATAAGACCGATGTCTCCGGTATCTCACTGTCGACGATGCTGACGTATGCGGTGCTTGCGACGATGATCGATCAGTTCCGCGGGGGTGCCGGACGCGATCTCGCCCGGATGATCAAACAAGGGGCGATCGCAATCGAGTTGCTCCGTCCGTATCACTTGCTCGATAAGTTACTCGCCCAAGACATCGGCTCAAAAGTCTCGGTCTTGTTCCGCTCGATCCTGCCACTCGTCCTCGTCTCGATCTTGTTCATCGGCGTGGATCGACCACAGTCATGGCTGGCTGGCATTGCCTTCGTCGGTAGTGTCCTTTGTGCCGTGTTGCTTGCGACATTGATTGATCTGCTCGTCGGCATCTTCGCGTTCTATACCGTCAATATTTGGGGACTATCCGTCTTACAAGACGCCGTCATCACGATCATGTCCGGTGCAATCGTCCCGTTGACGCTGTTCCCGGACTGGTTTCAGACGATCAGTCTGTACTTACCGTTCGCTTCACTCGTCTACGTCCCGGTTGCGATCTATACGGGAGAGATTGGCGCAAGCGGCATCTTGCAAGCGTTACTGATTCAAATCGGATGGTTGATCGGATTCTTCGTCATCTTGCGAATCACGTTCGCGCTCGCGATCCGGAAAGTGACGGTGTTCGGCGGATGAAACGATACATAAAACTCTACTGGCTATATGCCAAAAGTCATTTTAAGGTCATGATGGAATACCGAATTGATTTCCTGATCGGTGTCTTGTCGGTCTTCGGTCAACAGTTCGCCTCACTCTTTTTCCTGTCGGTCGTCTTTCAGCATATCGAGATGCTAAACGGTTGGGACTTTTACGAGATTCTATTCATTTACGGGATCGCCTTTTTAGGACGAGCCTTACATCATATCTTCTTTGATAACCTTTGGACGATCGGCTGGCAGTACATCCGGACCGGGAATCTGGATCGGTTGTTGATGCGCCCCGTCAATCCGTTGTTTCAAATCATCGCTGAGCGCGTCCAACAAGACGGATTCTGTCAACTGTTGATTGGTGGTGGGGTGCTCTATGTTGCTTCCAATCACCTCGACATGATCTGGAGCTTCGGTGATGTCTTGATGCTGATCGTACTTGTTCTTTCGAGCGGATTGCTCTATATCGCGATCAATCTGTTTTTTGCGACGTTCTCGTTTTGGATGGTCGACAGTTTACCGATCGTCTCAGCAGTTTTCAGTTTGAGTGATTTTGCTCGTTATCCGATGACGATCTACTCGAAGGTGTTGATGTTCGTCTTGACTTACATCATCCCCTTCGGCTTTACTGCCTTCTACCCGGCGATGTATTTCTTTGACGGAAGAGGCTATAGCGTAATGGCTGTTGCGACACCGCTTGTCGCGATCATCGCCTGTTTGATCGCTTATCGTTTCTGGTTGTTCGGACTGAAGGCATTTGCGAGTACGGGATCATGAAATAAGAAGAACCTTGAAGTGTTGCGACGCTTCAAGGTTCTTTTTGGATGTTTTTATCAGCTCGTTCGTAAAGATTTTGCATAGTTGAAAGATCAGCGATGTCAACTGTGTACAGCAATGGATGATGGTTAAAAATCAGGTTAAGAAAAATAATCCGTTCCCTTGATTCCTGAAAAAGGAAATTTTAAGTATCTCGATTTTGTATAATGAAGAGGGAAGACGGAAGGAATATAAACATTATTCAAAGGAGGAGTGTAGTGAGATGAGAGTCGTAAGAGTAGACCGATTGGTAGTGGCATTGAGCATCTTTAGTGGACTTCTCGTATCCTTGGGTCGCTCGACGCAAGTGTATCCGCAATCAAGCAGCGGCAATGGTAATCTAGGGCTTATACCGCTCCTGCTACTCCTATTGATTTTTCCATTTGGCATCAGTCTCGTGGTGCAATGGATTAGAGCAGCGCGGTTACGTTTTTTATCCCTAATCGGTTTATCGATCTGTACGATGATCTATCTTGTGTGTGGCATCTTCTATCAAGTCGAGCAATTCAGCCAGTATCAAGTTTTCGTTAAACAACAAGTTAGGGCGGAGAATGGAACGATCGATGAAAGTTACTTAACAAGTATTACGTCGGTACCTTCGCCCTATATGAACAGTCAGTTCTTTAACAGCAATACTTTCTTGATTTACTGGGCAAGCATCTTATTAGTGGCAAGCTTGATTGCATGGTGGACTCGAAATAAATCGTTATTGCCGGATTCAGATAAAAGGAATACGTTCCCATTTGAACAATGAAAGAGTCCTTCTCTCTACTGTGCTTTCAGAAGAGAGAAGGACTCTTTTGTTATAACGATTATGCGCATTTAAAAGTGATCGCTTTGCATCTTATGGAGCAATTGGTCGAACGTCTCGTGGTCCTTTGATGTAAAGGCACGGAAATAACGATCATCAATCTCTTCGATTTCGGGAGCTGATGTTTGAATCAGCGCTGCACCATCTTCCGTCAAGAGAATCCGTTTTTCCCGGTTGATTCGTTTTCGGATGACGAGGTGTTCCGCGAGCAACTTCTTGACCGTTTGCGAAATGGCACCGCTTGAGAGTTCGAGCGTGCGTTCAAGTGATTTTTGTGTCGCACTCTCTTGATGATACAGGGTCATCAATAAATCGAATTGGGATTTTGAGAGCCCTTTTGGTTTCAGTACATCGTTGACTTCTTTCGAATAACGAGAATGGATTCGCTGAATGGCGTTCCAGTGTTGCATTGAAGTTTCGAATGTGAAGGTCATGATTTTTCCTCCTCTTCTGTCACGCAGGATTGAGCTTATCGAAGAAACGGATTAATTCTTCCTGTTGTCGAGCCGTCAAAGCAGCGAATTGTTCTTGTTGAAAACGTTCGTAGGCGGGCAACACTTCTTGCAGAATGGCTGCTCCTTTTTCCGTCAATAGCAGATAGTTCGTCTTCCATTTGCGTTTTCGGGTGATGAGTTGCCGATCAAATAAACGTTTGATTCCGTGTGAAATCGTGCCATCGGTCACTTGGATCCGTTCCGCGATTTCCTTCTGGCTCGTGCATGAGGTCGTTTGTAGGCAACGCAATACTTCAAGATTCGTATGGGAGAGATCCCATTGTTTCAAGAAAGCATTGACGCGCTTGATTTGTTGATTATGATACGTCGAAATCGTATGCCAGCATGTCATGGGATATGTCTCTGTCATTGTTGTCATGGGGAACCTCTTAAATGTAGAATGTACTGCTGATGAATTACTTTTACCATACCATATTAAAAATATGTAGTGCTACTAGTTTGAACGCAAACCCATCACTTCCCATCATTGCCTAAGAACTATACAAAAAAAGACCTGAACGTGTCAGGTCGTTTCAGGAAGGAATCCCATTTGAGAGCGTGAGATAGGAATCCGTTAACTGGAATCCATATTTCGTAAAACATTGATCGGAGACGCGTCCTTGTAAGGTGATCTTCGAATAATCGCCACGAATCGCGTAATGGGTATACTTTTTTTCGATGTCATGAATCAACGACTCAAGTAACAGACCACGCTCGCCGAGTCCTTCTTCCCGAACGTTGATTTCAAGTAAACAGAATGTACCGTATTCGGTGAGGGACGTGCGCTCCGTTCGTTCATGAAGCACAGTTAAGAACGAACGTTTTGAGATGAGGGATCGACTATTGGGTGGTTCAAGAATCGTGACGTAATAACTGAGTGCCGGGGGACGCACGTTACGCGTGACTTCAACGACTTGACGTTGATTGTTGTACGCGAGACCAACGAATTGTTCCTGCGGATGATGCGGCAGGGTCAGTCCTTCTTGCTCACAAACGGTTTGCCACTCGGCTTCTGGAATCCAGACAGCCTCTTCGGTTTTCGCTAAAGCTTTAAAGAACTTCACGTTGAACGGATGACCTCCTATAGGTATGTAAAATGACTATCCCCATCATGCATGATGGCTAGACAAAAAACGAGTTACAATCTGACGACAAATGGTCTTCCTTTGCTATAAGTATACCGTGAAATTTCGTTTTGAAACAGACTACAGCTGAATCAATCGACTGTCTATACTGAATGTATCCAGTCAGGAGGCGAGCGTATGAAACCAGTCGAAGGTCCGTTTTTCCATGGCACGAAAGCCACGTTGCGAATCGGTGACGAATTGAAACCAGGGCACGCGTCGAATTTTCGTGAACGACCGCTCCAGCACGTCTATTTCACGGCAACACTTGATGCAGCGAAGTGGGGCGCGGAGCTCGCGCAATCTGACGCTGCGGAGCATATCTACCTCGTCGAACCACTCGGAGCGTATGAGGATGATCCGAACTTGACGAACAAACGGTTCCCAGGTAATCCGACTCGGTCGTATCGTTCGACGGAGCCCGTGAAGATCATCGCTGAACTCGGAACGTGGGAACGGCATACGGATGAAGAGATTGAGACGATGAAAGCATCCCTGCAGCGGTTACGCGCAGAAGGGAAGGATACGATCATCGACTAAACGAACGGGGGAGAAGACTTGCCTGTATATGATTTTAAATCGATCCAACCGACGAACGTGAACGTCATTGATCAATTATTGGTCAATCACTTACATGCCATCCGCCTGAATCAACAGGATGAGCGATGGATCAAAATCCTCGAAGATCCGTTCGTTCCACCCATTGAAACGATCGTTGGCGTCTATTGTATTTACCGAAAATCAATTCTTTATCTGTTGCAAGGTAGGATAGCCTCCATCGAATCGTATGACTTTCAGAATGCATCTGTGAAAGACAAACTCCTGACAGCAGAAAGCGTCGAAGGAGTGCTTGATATGGCGACATTCGTCGTCATCGCATCAGAAGACGACACCTATATGTCTCACTACTTCATCGGTGGTGATGCAGAGAAACTCAATTCGATCTTAAACGTATGCTTCGGTCATCCGAATTTAATTGACGATCGATCGACGGAACGTTTCATCAAACGCTTCGAGCAGGATGTTTTGATCTTTGAAAAGATGGGATTCATGAAATTACTTCGAAATGAATAGAGAAACGAATTGAATTGAATGTAAGATAAGCACTACCACGGATTCTTTTTGACAGAATGTACTGCAAGGTGAAGATAGAATGGTACAATATGTAAAAAGGGGGTCGTTTATATGTCTCGCTTCAAACAAGAAAAGAAACAAGCACTCGATCATCTCCGCGATGGTGTCGATCAAGGTCTCGGTAGTGCCGTGCCACGTGGGCAAAACGACGGGATGCGTGGTCTTGAGATGCTCGCGGTGCTTGTCGTCCTCGGTGGAGGATATCTACTGTATCAATGGTTTTTCTAAAGCAAGAAGCATCGCTCCTCATGAGGACGATGCTTCTTTTTGTTCGATTTCACTGACGATATCATCCAGTGTGACGTGAGCGAGTACCTTCTCAAGCGCAGATTGCGCAAGCTCGAAGATGGGTGTGACCGTCGATTGTATGTTTCGTCCGACCGGACAATCTGGATTCGGTGCAGCATGGACGCCGAACAGTTCCTTATCCGGCACGACAGCAACGGCGTGATAGACGTCAAGCAGCGTAATCTTAGACAACGGGCGGGCGAGTCGCGCACCGGCGACACCCGGACGGACCTCGATCAAATCAGCTTTTTTCAACATGCTCATGATTTTACGGATGACGACCGGATTCGTATTGACGCTGCCAGCAATCAAGTCGGATGTCATCTTCTCGTCGGTTGCGATCAACGAGAGAATATGGATGCCGACGGAAAAACGAGTACTGATGGCCAACGGATGACCCTCCTTCTTAAAAACATTGTTCTCTCATTATACGCTGTATCGTTCATTTGGCAAGAAACGGGGAATAGGAACAACACTGTTGACAAACAAAGATATTGTAACTATATTGGTTACATGTAATCATTTTAGTTACATATAAAAAGGAGGAATCATCATGAACATCGGAATCATTGGCGCAACAGGAAAAGCAGGGCAGTTGATTTTACAAGAAGCAATCAAACGTGGACATGACGTCAAGGCAATCGTCCGTAACGCGGCAAAAGTGACGGCAGACGTCACGATTCTCGAGCGCGATGTACTCGCACTGACAAAAGACGATCTGAACGGATTTGACGCCATCATCAACGCGTTTAATGCAGCACCGGGTGAGGAGACGAAGCATATCGAAGTCGGGCGTCATTTAATCAACGTGTTAGCAGGAAGTAAGACACGACTATTCGTTGTCGGTGGTGCGGGAAGCCTATTCGTTGATGCCGAGCATACAGTACGCGTCATGGAAACACCGGATTTCCCAAAAGCGTATTATCCGACAGCCTCGAACATGGGAAAAAACTTGATCGAACTGCAAGGG encodes the following:
- a CDS encoding ABC transporter ATP-binding protein; translation: MKAIEVKGLKKSFGAKEVLREVNLTVERGEIFGFLGRNGAGKSTFIQIMTGITQATGGTVALLGEPADRLDAIKQRIGVMPDTSNLYHDMTARAFLNYMAGLSGVRITKREIGRLLEQVGLSGTERQKIGSFSFGMKKKISIAQALTGNPELLFLDEPTSGLDPESAIEIQRLLLALKVDEKTIFLTSHNLNEIEKMCDRVAIMTEGRIVRCGTVASLQEAMRQEIQIRIRTVPRLEPSHLPAYARLLSQTDDCTRLDLSTEEDIPELLVMLAKQDVKVYEVQIERQSLEEIFLAV
- a CDS encoding YdeI/OmpD-associated family protein — protein: MEITNVLRFTDRDGFRQWLTNHADHATFCWVILSRKQAGDGLLYLDAVEEALCFGWIDGIAKKTEDGELAQRFTPRRKNSNWTELNKERVRRLERLGLMQPSGRQVLPDMRADAFVIDDAIQTRLQEDPVVYEQFNDFPELYRRIRIDTIQSVRKDPVLYEKRLQTLIEKTKRNQMYGQWNDGGRLLLEDVPETESEDSRSDR
- a CDS encoding diguanylate cyclase translates to MWNTLNHLILNVALTFFFVLISLFFFKRFQFRNTLDSWLKKNLLVLILATGAGYWVIHNAITYEGFRFDLSITLIVIAFIYGGISSGFITTLVFASLQTFVFDSAHAYWLIGTYLIVSIVVLYLQNEAPDRFISFPVIFTIALILCLPYVQHVQPNDVTAMTIFLIGNGCAGFLLHSILHQVRWHFNQVRMHRRLALTDTLTGLDNRRRLEETVQRYKSQQTDFSIMIIDVDHFKQVNDTYGHDRGDHILRQISSLLASYCPPTCVLGRFGGEEFMMLLPEHSLPETRRLAEQICEASAKRTYELSATEPLQVTLSIGVSRQTHQPSETHNFLQTIQQADAALYQAKKSGRNCVFHHDPLR
- a CDS encoding ABC transporter ATP-binding protein translates to MQPYAIEATGLTKHYQILQREPGLRGAIKALFRRTYRMKEAVKAIDLTIEAGERVGYIGFNGAGKSTTIKMLAGVLRPDAGNVRVFGLDPHADRVKNASQIGAVFGQRTQLFWDIPVQESFELLKEIYQVPTSEFAETLAWFREKLDLAPLLDVPVRQLSLGQKMRCELAAAFLHRPKVVYLDEPTIGLDIEIKETIRHFIREMSDRWGTTVILTTHDMQDIEEVCDRVIVLDDGKIIYDDTIDQLKASFSHERTLRITLEEPVPFVLPTALINRVIVFETNEQTYELAFDDRELSSGQVIKEIVSLYAVRDVSVSVPKMETLIRKLYRAGISA
- a CDS encoding ABC transporter permease; translated protein: MRIRKYTALMRSQIKVDLAYTAWYWASMFSVTMRLFILYFFWQAVYANKTDVSGISLSTMLTYAVLATMIDQFRGGAGRDLARMIKQGAIAIELLRPYHLLDKLLAQDIGSKVSVLFRSILPLVLVSILFIGVDRPQSWLAGIAFVGSVLCAVLLATLIDLLVGIFAFYTVNIWGLSVLQDAVITIMSGAIVPLTLFPDWFQTISLYLPFASLVYVPVAIYTGEIGASGILQALLIQIGWLIGFFVILRITFALAIRKVTVFGG
- a CDS encoding ABC transporter permease: MKRYIKLYWLYAKSHFKVMMEYRIDFLIGVLSVFGQQFASLFFLSVVFQHIEMLNGWDFYEILFIYGIAFLGRALHHIFFDNLWTIGWQYIRTGNLDRLLMRPVNPLFQIIAERVQQDGFCQLLIGGGVLYVASNHLDMIWSFGDVLMLIVLVLSSGLLYIAINLFFATFSFWMVDSLPIVSAVFSLSDFARYPMTIYSKVLMFVLTYIIPFGFTAFYPAMYFFDGRGYSVMAVATPLVAIIACLIAYRFWLFGLKAFASTGS
- a CDS encoding MarR family winged helix-turn-helix transcriptional regulator; protein product: MTFTFETSMQHWNAIQRIHSRYSKEVNDVLKPKGLSKSQFDLLMTLYHQESATQKSLERTLELSSGAISQTVKKLLAEHLVIRKRINREKRILLTEDGAALIQTSAPEIEEIDDRYFRAFTSKDHETFDQLLHKMQSDHF
- a CDS encoding MarR family winged helix-turn-helix transcriptional regulator, producing the protein MTTMTETYPMTCWHTISTYHNQQIKRVNAFLKQWDLSHTNLEVLRCLQTTSCTSQKEIAERIQVTDGTISHGIKRLFDRQLITRKRKWKTNYLLLTEKGAAILQEVLPAYERFQQEQFAALTARQQEELIRFFDKLNPA
- the arr gene encoding NAD(+)--rifampin ADP-ribosyltransferase, whose translation is MKPVEGPFFHGTKATLRIGDELKPGHASNFRERPLQHVYFTATLDAAKWGAELAQSDAAEHIYLVEPLGAYEDDPNLTNKRFPGNPTRSYRSTEPVKIIAELGTWERHTDEEIETMKASLQRLRAEGKDTIID
- a CDS encoding Rrf2 family transcriptional regulator, with protein sequence MAISTRFSVGIHILSLIATDEKMTSDLIAGSVNTNPVVIRKIMSMLKKADLIEVRPGVAGARLARPLSKITLLDVYHAVAVVPDKELFGVHAAPNPDCPVGRNIQSTVTPIFELAQSALEKVLAHVTLDDIVSEIEQKEASSS
- a CDS encoding NAD(P)-dependent oxidoreductase is translated as MNIGIIGATGKAGQLILQEAIKRGHDVKAIVRNAAKVTADVTILERDVLALTKDDLNGFDAIINAFNAAPGEETKHIEVGRHLINVLAGSKTRLFVVGGAGSLFVDAEHTVRVMETPDFPKAYYPTASNMGKNLIELQGQHDVTWTYLSPAGFFDPSGQRTGTYTVGGEQMILNAKGESYISYADYAIAVVDELENAQYLNERFSVVGEQG